A window of Castanea sativa cultivar Marrone di Chiusa Pesio chromosome 1, ASM4071231v1 contains these coding sequences:
- the LOC142617008 gene encoding ABC transporter B family member 19 — MAEATEPKSLPEAEKKKEQSLPFYQLFSFADKYDWMLMFAGSLGAIIHGSSMPFFFLLFGEMVNGFGKNQSDLKTMTEEVAKYALYFVYLGLVVCLSSYAEIACWMYTGERQVSTLRKKYLEAVLRQDVGFFDTDARTGDIVFSVSTDTLLVQDAISEKVGNFIHYLSTFLAGLVVGFVSAWRLALLSVAVIPGIAFAGGLYAYTLTGLTSKSRESYANAGIIAEQAIAQVRTVYSYVGESKALNSYSDAIQNTLKLGYKAGMAKGLGLGCTYGIACMSWALVFWYAGVFIRNGQTDGGKAFTAIFSAIVGGMSLGQSFSNLGAFSKGKTAGYKLMEIIKQKPSIVQDPLDGKCLAEVNGNIEFKDVTFSYPSRPDVIIFRNFSIFFPAGKTVAVVGGSGSGKSTVVSLIERFYDPNQGQVLLDNVDIKTLQLKWLRDQIGLVNQEPALFATTILENILYGKPDATMDEVEAAASAANAHSFITLLPSGYNTQVGERGVQLSGGQKQRIAIARAMLKNPKILLLDEATSALDAGSESIVQEALDRLMVGRTTVVVAHRLSTIRNVDSIAVIQQGQVVETGTHEELVAKAGAYASLIRFQEMVRNKDFSNPSTHRSRSSRLSHSLSTKSLSLRSGSLRNLSYSYSTGADGRIEMISNAETDKRNPAPDGYFCRLLKLNAPEWPYSIMGAIGSVLSGFIGPTFAIVMSNMIEVFYYRNPASMERKTKEYVFIYIGAGLYAVGAYLIQHYFFSIMGENLTTRVRRMMLAAILRNEVGWFDEEEHNSSLLAARLATDASDVKSAIAERISVILQNMTSLLTSFIVAFIVEWRVSLLILATFPLLVLANFAQQLSLKGFAGDTAKAHAKTSMIAGEGVSNIRTVAAFNAQNKILFLFSHELRIPQLRSLRRSQSAGILFGISQLALYASEALILWYGAHLVKKGVSTFSKVIKVFVVLVVTANSVAETVSLAPEIIRGGEAVGSVFSILDRQTKIDPDDPEAEPVETIRGEIELRHVDFAYPSRPDVMVFKDLSLRIRSGQSQALVGASGSGKSSVIALIERFYDPVAGKVMIDGKDIRRLNLQSLRLKIGLVQQEPALFAASIFENIAYGKEGATEAEVIEAARAANVHGFVSGLPDGYKTPVGERGVQLSGGQKQRIAIARAVLKDPTILLLDEATSALDAESECVLQEALERLMRGRTTVLVAHRLSTIRGVDTIGVVQDGRIVEQGSHSELVSRADGAYSRLLQLQHHHI, encoded by the exons ATGGCTGAGGCTACAGAACCAAAATCACTGCCTGAGGctgagaagaagaaagagcaaAGCCTACCCTTTTACCAGCTCTTCTCTTTTGCAGACAAATATGATTGGATGCTCATGTTTGCCGGTAGCTTGGGAGCCATTATTCATGGCTCTTCCATGccatttttcttccttctttttggtGAAATGGTTAATGGGTTCGGCAAAAACCAATCAGATTTGAAGACAATGACTGAAGAAGTCGCAAAG TATGCACTCTATTTTGTGTACCTTGGCCTTGTTGTCTGCTTATCATCCTATGCAG AGATTGCATGCTGGATGTACACTGGAGAAAGACAAGTGAGCACACTGAGGAAGAAGTATTTGGAAGCAGTGCTAAGACAAGATGTGGGGTTCTTTGACACTGATGCAAGGACTGGGGATATAGTTTTTAGTGTGTCCACGGACACACTTCTAGTCCAAGATGCAATTAGTGAAAAG GTGGGAAACTTCATACATTATCTGTCAACGTTTCTGGCAGGTTTGGTGGTTGGTTTTGTATCAGCATGGAGGCTAGCATTGCTAAGTGTGGCAGTGATACCAGGAATTGCTTTTGCTGGGGGCTTATACGCCTATACACTCACAGGCCTCACTTCAAAGAGCCGCGAATCCTATGCCAATGCTGGTATTATTGCCGAGCAG GCCATCGCACAAGTTCGGACGGTTTACTCGTATGTTGGTGAGAGCAAGGCCTTAAATTCGTACTCAGATGCAATACAGAACACTTTGAAGCTTGGGTACAAGGCTGGAATGGCCAAAGGTCTGGGGCTAGGATGTACCTATGGAATAGCATGCATGTCATGGGCACTTGTTTTCTGGTATGCTGGTGTATTTATCAGGAATGGACAGACTGATGGAGGGAAGGCATTCACAGCAATTTTCTCTGCAATTGTGGGGGGCAT GAGTTTGGGTCAATCATTTTCAAATCTTGGGGCATTTAGCAAAGGTAAAACAGCTGGATACAAGTTGATGGAGATTATCAAGCAAAAGCCTTCCATAGTTCAAGACCCCTTAGATGGGAAGTGCTTGGCTGAGGTTAATGGCAATATAGAATTCAAGGATGTAACTTTCAGCTATCCATCAAGACCAGATGTTATAATCTTTCGAAATTTCTCAATATTCTTTCCTGCTGGAAAGACTGTTGCTGTTGTTGGTGGTAGTGGGTCAGGAAAAAGCACTGTTGTCTCTTTGATAGAAAGGTTCTATGATCCTAATCAAG GTCAAGTTTTGCTGGACAATGTGGACATAAAGACACTGCAATTGAAATGGTTACGTGACCAGATTGGACTAGTGAACCAAGAACCTGCACTCTTTGCCACAACCATACTTGAGAACATACTCTATGGGAAGCCTGATGCAACAATGGATGAAGTGGAAGCTGCTGCTTCTGCAGCAAATGCTCATAGCTTCATTACCTTGCTTCCTAGTGGATATAACACTCAG GTTGGAGAGCGAGGAGTGCAACTCTCTGGTGGCCAAAAGCAGAGAATTGCAATTGCTAGAGCTATgcttaaaaacccaaaaatccttCTCCTTGATGAAGCAACTAGTGCCCTTGATGCAGGCTCTGAGAGCATTGTTCAGGAAGCATTAGACCGTCTCATGGTTGGTAGAACTACTGTAGTTGTTGCCCATCGCCTCTCCACTATTAGAAATGTGGATTCAATTGCAGTTATACAGCAAGGTCAAGTTGTTGAGACTGGAACACATGAAGAACTAGTTGCCAAAGCTGGGGCCTATGCTTCATTAATCCGATTCCAAGAAATGGTTAGAAATAAAGATTTCTCTAACCCATCAACACACCGTTCACGCTCATCACGACTAAGCCATTCGCTGTCAACAAAGTCTTTAAGCCTCCGGTCTGGAAGCTTAAGAAACCTGAGCTATTCGTATAGTACTGGTGCAGATGGCAGGATAGAGATGATCTCAAATGCTGAAACAGACAAGAGAAATCCAGCCCCTGATGGCTATTTCTGCCGGCTTCTCAAGCTGAATGCTCCTGAATGGCCTTATTCAATTATGGGTGCTATAGGATCTGTGCTTTCTGGTTTTATTGGTCCAACATTTGCTATTGTGATGAGCAATATGATTGAGGTCTTTTACTACAGAAATCCTGCTTCAATGGAACGGAAAACAAAGGAATATGTTTTCATTTACATTGGAGCTGGTCTCTATGCTGTGGGGGCATATTTGATACAGCATTACTTCTTTAGTATTATGGGAGAGAACCTCACCACAAGAGTTAGGAGAATGATGCTTGCAG caATCCTAAGGAATGAAGTTGGGTGGTTTGATGAGGAAGAGCATAATTCAAGTCTTCTTGCAGCACGTCTGGCCACTGATGCTTCTGATGTGAAATCTGCAATTGCTGAGAGGATTTCTGTCATACTCCAGAACATGACCTCACTCCTCACTTCATTCATTGTTGCTTTCATAGTGGAATGGAGGGTCTCCCTTCTCATCCTTGCTACCTTCCCTCTTCTAGTCCTGGCTAACTTTGCTCAG CAACTCTCTCTCAAGGGGTTTGCTGGTGACACAGCAAAGGCCCATGCCAAGACCAGCATGATTGCAGGCGAGGGAGTGAGCAACATCCGAACTGTTGCAGCCTTCAATGCCCAAAACAAGATCCTATTTCTGTTCAGCCACGAACTCCGTATTCCTCAGCTCAGGAGCCTACGTCGCAGCCAATCTGCTGGCATCCTCTTTGGTATCTCTCAGCTTGCTCTTTATGCATCAGAAGCCCTCATTCTTTGGTATGGTGCACACCTTGTTAAAAAAGGCGTCTCCACCTTTTCAAAAGTTATTAAGGTTTTTGTAGTCCTGGTAGTTACAGCCAATTCAGTTGCAGAAACTGTTAGTCTTGCTCCTGAGATTATTAGGGGTGGTGAAGCTGTTGGCTCAGTCTTTTCAATTCTTGACCGTCAAACAAAGATTGACCCAGATGATCCTGAGGCTGAGCCTGTTGAAACGATACGTGGGGAGATTGAACTTAGACATGTTGATTTTGCATACCCTTCAAGACCTGATGTAATGGTGTTTAAAGACCTCAGCCTTAGAATCCGTTCTGGCCAAAGCCAAGCTCTTGTTGGGGCTAGTGGCTCTGGCAAGAGTTCCGTAATTGCATTGATTGAGCGTTTCTATGATCCGGTTGCTGGCAAAGTTATGATTGATGGAAAGGACATTAGGCGGTTGAACTTGCAGTCCCTTAGGCTTAAAATCGGATTGGTACAGCAAGAACCAGCACTTTTTGCAGCTAGCATTTTTGAAAACATTGCCTACGGTAAAGAAGGAGCAACAGAAGCAGAAGTAATTGAAGCAGCTCGTGCTGCTAATGTCCATGGTTTTGTTAGTGGTTTGCCTGATGGTTACAAAACTCCCGTTGGTGAAAGAGGTGTTCAACTCTCTGGTggacaaaaacaaagaattgcAATTGCCAGGGCAGTTCTCAAGGACCCCACAATTCTTCTATTAGATGAAGCCACAAGTGCACTTGATGCTGAATCAGAATGCGTCTTACAAGAAGCACTTGAGAGGCTAATGAGGGGCCGCACCACTGTGCTTGTGGCTCACCGTTTGTCAACTATTAGAGGGGTGGACACTATTGGAGTAGTGCAAGATGGGCGCATTGTAGAACAAGGTAGCCATTCTGAACTAGTAAGCCGAGCTGATGGGGCATATTCTAGACTTTTGCAACTACAGCACCATCACATATGA